The Leptospirales bacterium genome includes a window with the following:
- a CDS encoding metal-sulfur cluster assembly factor, which translates to MSAEAVDDAVHDELKQAIWSEISKVQDPEIGLGVVDLGLIYGLELTPEKRADVKMTFTSMACPYGPQMRAEVHAAASRVEGVSDVDVEIVFSPPWNPREMASEEARMYMGIY; encoded by the coding sequence ATGAGCGCAGAAGCTGTTGATGATGCCGTCCACGATGAGCTGAAACAGGCAATCTGGTCGGAAATCTCCAAGGTTCAGGACCCTGAGATTGGTCTGGGAGTGGTCGATCTAGGATTGATCTACGGGCTGGAACTCACGCCGGAGAAACGCGCCGACGTCAAAATGACCTTCACTTCAATGGCCTGCCCTTACGGGCCGCAGATGCGCGCCGAGGTCCATGCCGCCGCCTCGCGTGTCGAGGGCGTCAGCGATGTCGACGTCGAGATCGTGTTCAGCCCGCCCTGGAATCCGCGAGAAATGGCCTCCGAGGAGGCCAGGATGTACATGGGCATCTATTGA
- a CDS encoding alpha/beta hydrolase — MVRNTCSKALPLRILCTAIFAPALWMTISCNAAPAQLFYTPQGTIVETYVQYPQPLRIAEFPPGREASEGAVLFIHGGGWAVGEAALPMYAAWEPLLKGANLRAFAVEHRLPPRYRGRDQVEDIVRAIHYLESNALRFGYPPQNIALIGFSSGGHLAVLSALLLSKDASHPSPVRAVVAYYAPLDLERLVQGNNEEIRKIVNNYLPMLPRGEGLAQVRQAHELYYQRLLREHSPIESIHAAMPPMMLVHGEADQLVPSTQSEAFFHRAEEIAPGRTRLRLVPAAPHNFEISQSAWARDIEEDAVEFIVDHLEN; from the coding sequence ATGGTGCGGAACACCTGCAGCAAGGCTCTACCGCTGCGCATCCTTTGCACTGCAATCTTTGCTCCGGCGCTCTGGATGACGATCAGTTGCAACGCGGCGCCGGCGCAGCTCTTCTACACTCCGCAGGGAACGATCGTCGAAACCTACGTTCAGTATCCGCAGCCTCTGCGTATCGCCGAATTTCCGCCAGGTCGCGAGGCAAGCGAAGGCGCGGTTCTTTTTATCCACGGCGGCGGTTGGGCCGTTGGCGAGGCGGCGCTGCCCATGTACGCAGCCTGGGAGCCGCTGCTAAAGGGCGCCAATCTGCGCGCTTTTGCCGTGGAGCATCGACTGCCTCCGCGTTACCGCGGACGCGATCAGGTGGAGGACATTGTCCGCGCCATTCATTATCTGGAAAGCAATGCGCTACGCTTTGGTTATCCGCCGCAGAACATTGCACTGATTGGTTTTTCTTCCGGCGGACACCTGGCGGTCCTATCGGCCCTGCTGCTGTCAAAAGATGCTTCGCATCCGTCGCCGGTCCGCGCGGTGGTCGCCTACTATGCGCCTCTGGATCTGGAGCGGCTGGTACAGGGCAACAACGAAGAAATTCGAAAAATCGTGAACAACTATCTGCCGATGCTTCCGCGCGGCGAGGGGTTGGCGCAAGTTCGACAGGCGCACGAGCTCTACTACCAACGTCTATTGAGGGAACACAGCCCGATTGAATCGATCCATGCCGCTATGCCGCCAATGATGCTGGTGCATGGCGAGGCCGATCAGCTGGTGCCATCGACGCAGAGCGAAGCCTTTTTTCATCGGGCTGAGGAGATAGCGCCCGGTCGCACACGATTGCGTCTGGTTCCAGCCGCTCCGCACAATTTCGAAATTTCGCAGAGCGCGTGGGCGCGTGACATCGAGGAAGATGCTGTCGAATTCATTGTCGATCATCTTGAAAACTGA
- a CDS encoding DUF1574 domain-containing protein, whose translation MHVEASQAEGRGPQLRRLHALHLYPLLLLFLAFAADKLLFIWPLPDYFLRTASYMSYDHKQHLTNELQNYLQLPGRRKTLVIFGNSRTYSFDNEYLERRYPDWILFNFSVPGGTPDYYVRVLEEFRQRNIHPDFAFFAVTPQGYNAKPLIRTDEVMLNGLPASFVLRHASSYSVDEIANFAAKKSFWSFQYHFSIGTIQERLSGNGEALFAYRSFLADSYSIMVRNRGSTPFNLELDPPQDPDFLLATAEDAWRNFLSPFAMSEGQLQFSREMLELSRQLRMPAALLWVKVGPDLRRFKATRPVARDAGGKPASIRAVFVPAMESLAADYGASFLDMNYQPAITCDRFYDTSHLAGICMHEFTDYLMTHVRAREALLTGADASRRR comes from the coding sequence ATGCACGTTGAAGCAAGCCAGGCTGAAGGGCGCGGGCCGCAACTGCGACGGCTGCACGCTCTGCACCTCTATCCATTGCTCCTGCTATTTCTGGCCTTCGCCGCCGATAAGCTGCTCTTCATCTGGCCGCTGCCAGATTATTTTTTGCGGACTGCGTCGTACATGAGCTATGACCACAAGCAGCACCTGACCAATGAGTTACAGAACTACCTTCAATTGCCTGGCCGACGCAAGACGCTGGTTATATTTGGCAACTCACGAACATATAGTTTCGATAACGAATACCTGGAGCGGCGCTATCCAGACTGGATTCTGTTCAACTTCAGCGTTCCCGGCGGCACTCCCGACTACTACGTTCGCGTGCTGGAGGAGTTTCGACAGCGCAACATTCATCCCGATTTTGCCTTCTTCGCCGTCACGCCGCAGGGCTACAATGCGAAGCCCTTGATCCGCACCGACGAGGTAATGCTCAACGGGCTTCCGGCCTCCTTTGTGCTGCGCCATGCATCTTCCTACAGCGTCGATGAGATCGCCAATTTTGCGGCAAAGAAGAGCTTCTGGTCCTTCCAGTATCACTTCAGCATCGGCACGATCCAGGAGCGCTTGAGCGGCAACGGCGAAGCGCTGTTTGCCTACCGCAGCTTCCTCGCCGATAGCTATTCCATTATGGTCCGCAATCGCGGATCGACGCCCTTCAATCTGGAATTGGACCCGCCACAGGATCCCGACTTCTTGCTGGCTACGGCCGAGGATGCCTGGCGGAACTTTCTCAGCCCCTTTGCCATGAGCGAGGGCCAGCTGCAGTTCAGCCGGGAAATGCTGGAGCTTTCGCGGCAGCTGCGGATGCCGGCGGCGTTGCTGTGGGTGAAGGTGGGACCGGATCTGCGTCGATTCAAAGCCACGCGCCCGGTAGCGCGCGATGCTGGCGGCAAACCGGCAAGCATTCGCGCTGTTTTTGTCCCGGCCATGGAATCGCTGGCCGCCGATTATGGCGCTTCCTTTCTGGACATGAACTACCAGCCGGCCATTACTTGCGATCGCTTCTACGACACCAGCCATCTGGCCGGGATCTGCATGCATGAATTTACCGACTATTTGATGACCCATGTCCGCGCCAGGGAAGCGTTGCTGACCGGCGCCGATGCGAGCCGGCGCCGGTGA